CCGCCACTACGGCCAGTGGGCCACCGCCGTCGTCGTCATCGCGGTCGTCGGTGGCCTGGCCTGGTCGGTCGGCACCAACGATGCGATCCAGTGGAACGTCGTCGGCGACTACATGTTCCGGCCCGAGATCTTCCACGGCATCGGCATCACGCTCGCCCTCACGGCGTTCTCGATGGTCGCCGGCGTCATCGGCGGCATCCTGCTGGCGGTCATGCGCCTCTCGGGCAACCCGGTCCTGCGCACGGTCAGCGCCGGCTACCTGTGGATCTTCCGCGGCACGCCGGTGCTGGTGCAGATCGTCATCTGGTTCAACCTCGGCCTGGTCTTCCCGACGATCGGCATCGGCTCGTTCAGCGCGAGCACGAACGACCTGATCAGCCCCTTCGGCGCCGCGCTGCTCGCGCTGGCGCTCAACGAGGCGGCGTACATGGCCGAGATCGTGCGCGGCGGCATCCTCTCGGTCGACCCCGGCCAGACCGAGGCGGCCCACGCGCTGGGCTACAGCGGTCCGAAGACGATGCGGCTGATCGTCCTCCCGCAGGCGATGCGCGTGATCGTCCCGCCGACCGGCAACGAGGTCATCACGATGCTGAAGACGACGGCCCTCGTCTACGCGATCGGCGCGCAGGACCTCTTCACCGAGGCCTACAACTTCGGCAGCAAGAACTTCACCCTCTTCGAGATGTACCTGGTCGCCAGCTTCTGGTATCTCGTCATGACCACGGTCCTGACCACCCTCCAGTCGCGTCTGGAGAAGAAGTACGCCAAGGGCAGCCACGCCGTCACGACCCGCACCGGCGGCATCACCCGCCTGTTCTTCCTGCGCAACGCCGAAGGAGGCCTCCGATGAGCGCCGTCATGGTCAAGGCCGAGAACGTCCACAAGTCCTTCGGCCACGTCGAAGTGCTCAAGGGCATCGACCTCGAGGTGAAGAACGGCGAGGTCTTCTGCCTGCTGGGTCCGTCGGGCTCGGGCAAGTCGACGTTCCTCCGCTGCATCAACCACCTCGAGCAGGTGACCGCCGGCCGGCTCTCCGTCGACGGCGACCTCATCGGCTACCGCCAGGTGGGCGAGAAGTTGCACGAGATGAAGCCGAAGGAGATCGCCGCCCAGCGCCGCGACATCGGCATGGTCTTCCAGCGCTTCAACCTGTTCCCGCACCTGACCGCGCTCGAGAACGTGATGCAGGCGCCGGTCAAGATCCGTGGCGTCGCGAAGGCGGAGGCCCGCGACCAGGCACTCAGGCTCCTGGACCGGGTCGGCCTGTCGGAGCGGGTGGACAACTACCCGGGCCAGCTCTCCGGCGGCCAGCAGCAGCGCGTGGCCATCGCCCGCGCGCTGGCGATGAAGCCGAAGCTGATGCTCTTCGACGAGCCCACCTCGGCGCTCGACCCGGAGCTCGTGGGCGAGGTCCTCGACGTCATGAAGGACCTGGCCAGGGAGGGCATGACGATGATCGTGGTCACCCACGAGATCGGCTTCGCCCGCGAGGTCGCCGACACGGTCGTGTTCATGGACGGCGGCGTGGTCGTGGAGGCCGGCTCGCCCGAGCAGGTGATCACCAACCCCCGCCACGAGCGGACGAAGTCCTTCCTCTCCAAGGTCCTCTGAGGATGGACCAGCGGCCGGTGGCGGTCTACGCGGCGCTCGACGACGACCTCGGGCCCGGCATCGCCACGCTCGAGGCGGCCGGCTTCCGGGTCGTGGTCGCCGGGTCCGACGAGCCGTCGGACCTGGCGGCCGCCGCCCCCGAGGCCGTGGCACTGCTGGTCGGCTACGGCCGGGTCGACGACGCGGTGCTCCGCGCGCTTCCCGCGCTGCGCGTCATCTCGCTGATGTCGCAGGGCCACGACAACGTGGACCTCGCGGCATGCACCCGCGCCGACGTCCAGGTCGCGCACCTGCCGCCGGTCGCGACCGAGGAGGTCGCCGTCCACGCCTGGGCGCTCAGCCTCGCGCTGGTCCGGCAGCTGCCGTTCTACGGACGGGCCACCGCGGCGACATGGCTCGACCGGCCCCGCTTCGCGCCGCGTCGTCTCTCGGACCTGACCGTCGGCGTCGTCGGCACCGGCCGTATCGCCGAGCGGTACGCCGCCCTCGCGCGCGGCCACGTCGGGTCTCTGCTGAGCTGGTCGCGCAGCGGTCGCTCCCTGCCCGGTACTGCCTCCCTCGCGGACCTGCACGACCTGGCCGCGACCTCCGACGTCGTCTCGCTCCACCTGCCCCTGTCGGGCGAGACCCACCACCTCGTCGACGACGCCTTCCTCGCCGCGATGAAGCCCGGCTCCTGGCTGGTCAACGTCGGGCGCGGAGGCCTCGTCGACTCCGCGGCGCTCGCCCGCGCCCTGGACAGCGGCCACCTCGCCGGTGCCGCCCTCGACGTCCTCGACGAGGAGCCGCCGTCGCCCGGCCACCCGCTCGCCGGCCGTGACGACGTACTCCTCACCCCGCACGTCGGCTGGTTCTCCGCCGAGTCCGAGCGCGGCTACGCCGTCGAGCAGGCGGCCAACGTCGTCGCCTGGCTGCGGACCGGCGCCGTCACCCACCCCGTTTCCTGACCCTCCCGAGGAGCACGCCATGGACGCCACCGAGTACGACCTGCGCTGCCAGCTGGCGGCGGTCTACCGCCTCGTCGCGCACTACCGGATGACCGACCTGATCTTCACGCACATCTCCCTGCGCCTGCCCGGGCCGGACCACCACTTCCTGATCAACCCCTACGGCCTGCTCTTCGAGGAGATCACCGCCTCGAACCTGGTGAAGATCGACGTCTCCGGCGAGAAGGTCGAGGAGTCGCCGTACCCGGTCAACCCGGCCGGCTTCGTCATCCACTCGGCGATCCACGCCGCGCGCGAGGACGCCCTGTGCATCCTCCACACGCACACCCGCGCCGGGTGCGCGGTGGCCGCGCAGAAGCACGGCCTGCTTCCGATCAACCAGATCAGCATGGAGTTCTTCGGCCGCACCGCGTACCACGACTACGAGGGCGTCGCCCTCTCCCTCGACGAGCAGGAGCGGCTGGTCGCCGACATGGGCGACAACGACGTGATGATCCTGCGCAACCACGGTCTCCTCACCGTCGGGCGTACGCCGGGCGAGGCGCTGCTGCGGATGATCAACCTCGACAAGGCCTGCCAGATCCAGGTCGACGCGCTCGCCGGCGGCGCCGAGCTGGTGCTGCCGTCGGACGAGCTCGCGACCCGGACCGCGGCCCAGCTCGTCGGCCAGGACACCGAGGGCGACGACTTCGTCGACACGATGGCGCTCGACCTCGCGTGGGAGGCGCTCTACCGCCAGGCCGAGCGGATCGGTCCGGACTTCCGCGACTGACCGGCCGGGCGGTCGGAGGTCTTCCGACCTCAGACCGGCTGGACGTCAGTGAGCGCCGCCTCCGCGGAGGTGCGCCGGCCGCCGCGCTGCGCCGCTGCACCGGCGAGCACCACCACGGTGATGCCGACCAGCTGGCCGACCGACGGTGTCTGGTCGAGCAGGACCGCGCCCCACACCAGGCCGATCGCCGGCTCGAGCGCCATCAGCGTGCCGAACGCCGTGTGGGTCATCCGCCGCAGCGCCAGCAGCTCGAGGACGAAGGGCAGCACGGGCATGAGCAGGGCCAGCACCGCGGCCTCGGCCAGCAGGGCCGGCGTCAGGTGGGCAGCCGCCTTGGGTACGCCGACCACCGCGACCGTCAGCGCCGCGATCGGCACGGTCATCGACAGCGAGCCGATGCCGGTGAACCGGTCACCGATCCGCTGGGTCAGCAGGATGTAGCCGCCCCACCCGCCGCCGGCGAGCGCCGCGAAGCCGAGGCCTGCGACGTCCACCTGCCCCCGCCACGGCTCGGTCATGAGCACCACCCCGACCAGGGCCAGGGCGGGCCAGACCAGCGCCCGGCGGTGCGGGCTGCGCACGGCGGCGACGGTGAGCGGGCCGAGGAACTCGACCGCCACGGCCATGCCGAGCGGGATCCGGTCGAGCGCCTCCATGAACGCCACCGTCATGACGCCGGTGGCGATGCCGAGGGCCACCACGACCGGCACGTCGGTCCTGCGCAGCAGACCGAGCGGCGGCCGCTGCACCAGCACGAAGACGACCGCGCCCAGGGCGAGCCGGAGCCAGGCCGTGCCCGGCGCCCCGATCTCCCCGATCATCGGCACGGCGAGCGCGGAGGCGAGCTGCACCGAGAACATCGCCGACACCGCCAGCGCCCACGGCGGCACGACGTCGAGGCGGGGCTCACGCATGACCGCTCCGCCGCTTCTCCCACTCGCCCGCCTCGGCCAGCCGCCTCCGCTGCTGGCGCGCCGCGGCCCGGTCGAGGCCGGTGCCGCGCTCCTCCAGTCGCTGCGCGACGTCTTCGCGCAGGGCGGCCGGCTTGTGATCGTCGTACTTGAACTTCGCCTCGACCCGCACCGGCGTGAGCCGCAGCCCACGGATGCCCGGCAGCATCCGGGCGTACGGCGCCTCCTCGGTACTGACCGCCGCGTGGCGCCCCTCGGGCTGGAGGTCGTCCATCTGCGCGGTGAGGATCGCGGCCTTCCCGGCAGGGTCGTCGACGACCGTCGGCGTGCAGACGAACTGCACGGAGGCGTAGTAGCTCGTCGGGACGCCCTCCTCCTCGGGAGTGCCCTCGCCCGCCCGCCAGTACGACGGCACGAAGGCGTAGTCGCCGATGACGGTGAGGCGGACCTCGGTGCTGGCGGCGAGGTGGCTCCAGACCGGGTTGGGCCGGGCGAGGTGGAGCACGAGCTCGTCGCCGGAGACGGTGAAGTGGGTGGGCACGGTGACCGGCGCCTGCGCGGGGTCGGAGTTGTTGACCGCGAGCAGCCCGAAGCGGTCGCGGCTGGCCAGCCAGGCCTGCCACTCGGCCGGCTCGAGCGCGGCGTCCCAGGGGTGGACCAGCACGTCAGCTCCCCTCTCCGTGGGTGGCGGGCTCGGCGGTCCGCGTCACGCCTACGCCGGGCTCGAAGACCGCGAGGGAGAAGCGTGCGGGTGTGCCCGCCTCGTGGGCGTAGGCGTGCGGGACGTCGCCGGCGAAGGTGAGGGCGTCGCCCTCGCCGAGGCCGACCTCCTCGTCGCCGACGGTCACCACGATCCGGCCCGCGTGGACCTGGAGCAGCTCGCGGGTGCCGGCCGTGTGCGCCTCGCTCTCGTGGCGCTCGCCCGGCCGGAGCTCCCAGTCCCACAGCTCCACCACGTCCGGGGGCTGCGTGCCGGCGACGAGCACGCCGCGTCCTCCGTTGTCGCCGCTCCACAGCGCGGCGCCCTCGCCGCTGCGCACGACCTTGACCGTGCGGTGCTGCGGCGGCTCGACGAGCGCGGGCAGCCCGATGCCGAGCGCGTCGCTCAGCCGGAGCAGCGAGCCGACGCTCGGGTTGACCGCGCCCTGCTCGACGTTGACGACCATGCGCCGGCTCAGCCCGGCCGCCTCGGCGAGCTGGTCGAGCGTCCAGCCGCGTGAGGTGCGCTCGTGGCGCACGCGCGCGCCGATGGCCTGGGCGAGGGCCGTGGTGCTGTCATCCATGCAGTGCACGATAGTGCGCGATCAGTGCACTGCAAATGGGTTATCGGTCGCGGTGCGCGCGCAGTGCCACCCACGCGTCGACGCGCACCTGGGGATCGGCGAGCGAGCGGCCGAGCAGCTCCTCGAGGCGCTGCACCCTGTGGCGGACGGTGTTGCGGTGGACGGCGAGGTCGTCGGCGACCTTGAGCACCGACCCGTGGTGCCGCAGGAAGCTGTCGAGGGTGTCGAGCAGGACCTCGTCGCCGTCGAGCGGAGCGAGCCAGGACGACGCGAACGCCTCGGCGCGACCGCCCTCCAGGAGCGTGAGGACGCCACCCCGGACGTGGTCGGCCCAGGCCGCGACCGGCACCGACGAGGAGGTCAGCGCCAGCGCCTCACCCGCGGTGACGTGGCTGGTGCGCAGCTCCTCGCGGCGTACGGGCTCGCCGATGCCGACGCGCAGGCCGGTCAGCCTCAGCCGGTCCGCGAGCTCGGTCGCATGGGCCGCCCGGACGACGGCGACCAGCTCCGCGACCTCACCGGGCGCGATCGCCGCCAGCGCGGGGACTCCCTCGAGGAGCTCGAGCCCGTCCTCCAGCCGCGGGAGCGTGCCACGACAGCGGAGCACGACCGGAGTGCGCGGCAGCCGCGGCCGCGGGCCGGAGCCGGCACCGAGGAGCACCGCCGCGGTCCGCAGGTCGCCCGCCGCGAGCAGCTCGACGGCTCGCGTCCGCAGGCGCCGGTCGGTCTCGCGGCTCGCGCGGCGGCGCTGCTCGGCCAGGCCCAGCAGAGCGACGGCGGTGGCGACCGTGCTGCGCTCGGTCTCGGTCACGCGGCCGGCGAAGCCCGCGACGAGGTACTGCGTCGGACGGTCGCTGACCCCGATCGGCTGCACGAGCAGCGTGCCGGCCGGGGAGGAGAGGCTCGCAGCAGCGCGAAGCCCCTGCGGCCGCATCTTCACGACGGCGTCGTCGACCTGCGCGAGGTCGAGGAGGTCCGCGCGGTCGCCGAAGGGGCCGAGCACGAGCCCACCACGGGCACCCACCACGGCGGCGAGGCCGCCGACCCCGGCCAGCTCGCGCACCAGCGCGGCCGGGTCGTCCTCGCGCAGCGCGGCCTGGGTGAGCGCGCGCTGGGACTCCAGCGCCGCGCGCGTGGCCGCGTCGTCCTCCTGCTGCAGGAGGG
The sequence above is a segment of the Nocardioides jiangxiensis genome. Coding sequences within it:
- a CDS encoding FMN-binding negative transcriptional regulator, whose product is MLVHPWDAALEPAEWQAWLASRDRFGLLAVNNSDPAQAPVTVPTHFTVSGDELVLHLARPNPVWSHLAASTEVRLTVIGDYAFVPSYWRAGEGTPEEEGVPTSYYASVQFVCTPTVVDDPAGKAAILTAQMDDLQPEGRHAAVSTEEAPYARMLPGIRGLRLTPVRVEAKFKYDDHKPAALREDVAQRLEERGTGLDRAAARQQRRRLAEAGEWEKRRSGHA
- a CDS encoding PucR family transcriptional regulator, with the protein product MATLARLLDDRSLGLVPVVDRRRGENVRWVATSELDDPAPFLEGGEVLLTTGLETAAWSEEWDGYVRRLADAGVVAIGVAVGLTYAAVPDALARACRGHGVDLFEVPRDTRFVAISRALAALLQQEDDAATRAALESQRALTQAALREDDPAALVRELAGVGGLAAVVGARGGLVLGPFGDRADLLDLAQVDDAVVKMRPQGLRAAASLSSPAGTLLVQPIGVSDRPTQYLVAGFAGRVTETERSTVATAVALLGLAEQRRRASRETDRRLRTRAVELLAAGDLRTAAVLLGAGSGPRPRLPRTPVVLRCRGTLPRLEDGLELLEGVPALAAIAPGEVAELVAVVRAAHATELADRLRLTGLRVGIGEPVRREELRTSHVTAGEALALTSSSVPVAAWADHVRGGVLTLLEGGRAEAFASSWLAPLDGDEVLLDTLDSFLRHHGSVLKVADDLAVHRNTVRHRVQRLEELLGRSLADPQVRVDAWVALRAHRDR
- a CDS encoding NAD(P)-dependent oxidoreductase, yielding MDQRPVAVYAALDDDLGPGIATLEAAGFRVVVAGSDEPSDLAAAAPEAVALLVGYGRVDDAVLRALPALRVISLMSQGHDNVDLAACTRADVQVAHLPPVATEEVAVHAWALSLALVRQLPFYGRATAATWLDRPRFAPRRLSDLTVGVVGTGRIAERYAALARGHVGSLLSWSRSGRSLPGTASLADLHDLAATSDVVSLHLPLSGETHHLVDDAFLAAMKPGSWLVNVGRGGLVDSAALARALDSGHLAGAALDVLDEEPPSPGHPLAGRDDVLLTPHVGWFSAESERGYAVEQAANVVAWLRTGAVTHPVS
- a CDS encoding EamA family transporter, producing MREPRLDVVPPWALAVSAMFSVQLASALAVPMIGEIGAPGTAWLRLALGAVVFVLVQRPPLGLLRRTDVPVVVALGIATGVMTVAFMEALDRIPLGMAVAVEFLGPLTVAAVRSPHRRALVWPALALVGVVLMTEPWRGQVDVAGLGFAALAGGGWGGYILLTQRIGDRFTGIGSLSMTVPIAALTVAVVGVPKAAAHLTPALLAEAAVLALLMPVLPFVLELLALRRMTHTAFGTLMALEPAIGLVWGAVLLDQTPSVGQLVGITVVVLAGAAAQRGGRRTSAEAALTDVQPV
- a CDS encoding helix-turn-helix domain-containing protein, which codes for MDDSTTALAQAIGARVRHERTSRGWTLDQLAEAAGLSRRMVVNVEQGAVNPSVGSLLRLSDALGIGLPALVEPPQHRTVKVVRSGEGAALWSGDNGGRGVLVAGTQPPDVVELWDWELRPGERHESEAHTAGTRELLQVHAGRIVVTVGDEEVGLGEGDALTFAGDVPHAYAHEAGTPARFSLAVFEPGVGVTRTAEPATHGEGS
- a CDS encoding amino acid ABC transporter ATP-binding protein, with product MSAVMVKAENVHKSFGHVEVLKGIDLEVKNGEVFCLLGPSGSGKSTFLRCINHLEQVTAGRLSVDGDLIGYRQVGEKLHEMKPKEIAAQRRDIGMVFQRFNLFPHLTALENVMQAPVKIRGVAKAEARDQALRLLDRVGLSERVDNYPGQLSGGQQQRVAIARALAMKPKLMLFDEPTSALDPELVGEVLDVMKDLAREGMTMIVVTHEIGFAREVADTVVFMDGGVVVEAGSPEQVITNPRHERTKSFLSKVL
- a CDS encoding amino acid ABC transporter permease, whose translation is MSTTSSLETPGAPAAARAPEPIKAVPIRHYGQWATAVVVIAVVGGLAWSVGTNDAIQWNVVGDYMFRPEIFHGIGITLALTAFSMVAGVIGGILLAVMRLSGNPVLRTVSAGYLWIFRGTPVLVQIVIWFNLGLVFPTIGIGSFSASTNDLISPFGAALLALALNEAAYMAEIVRGGILSVDPGQTEAAHALGYSGPKTMRLIVLPQAMRVIVPPTGNEVITMLKTTALVYAIGAQDLFTEAYNFGSKNFTLFEMYLVASFWYLVMTTVLTTLQSRLEKKYAKGSHAVTTRTGGITRLFFLRNAEGGLR
- a CDS encoding class II aldolase/adducin family protein is translated as MDATEYDLRCQLAAVYRLVAHYRMTDLIFTHISLRLPGPDHHFLINPYGLLFEEITASNLVKIDVSGEKVEESPYPVNPAGFVIHSAIHAAREDALCILHTHTRAGCAVAAQKHGLLPINQISMEFFGRTAYHDYEGVALSLDEQERLVADMGDNDVMILRNHGLLTVGRTPGEALLRMINLDKACQIQVDALAGGAELVLPSDELATRTAAQLVGQDTEGDDFVDTMALDLAWEALYRQAERIGPDFRD